Proteins encoded together in one Planifilum fimeticola window:
- a CDS encoding helix-turn-helix domain-containing protein translates to MQQAKRLLRSGNQNVTEICYAVGFSDPSRFYKVFREETGFSPSAFRRRKNDECSAE, encoded by the coding sequence GTGCAACAGGCAAAACGCCTGTTGCGAAGCGGAAACCAAAACGTCACGGAAATCTGCTACGCAGTCGGTTTCAGCGACCCCTCCCGGTTTTATAAGGTGTTTCGTGAGGAAACGGGTTTTTCGCCTTCGGCTTTCAGGCGCAGGAAGAACGATGAATGCTCGGCCGAGTAA